The proteins below are encoded in one region of Gaiella occulta:
- the ilvC gene encoding ketol-acid reductoisomerase has protein sequence MATILRDGDLGLLSGKVAVIGYGSQGHAHALNLRDSGIQVEVGLREGSASWEAAEAAGLGVRTIAEAVGGAQLVAILLPDQVQPQVFAEHVAPSLAPGAAVLFAHGFNVLYERVAPAGANDVIMVAPKGPGHVVRRLFTEGYGTPALIAVHQDASGRARDLALAYAVGIGAGRAGILETTFKEETETDLFGEQAVLCGGTAELVRAGFETLVAAGYQPEIAYYECLHELKLIVDLMWEGGLAGMRYSISDTAEFGDYTRGRRVIDEHVREAMKAILDDIQSGAFAREWVEDMENGEARLKAMRAEAAQTALETVGKELRSLMHRAGDH, from the coding sequence ATGGCGACGATCCTCCGCGACGGCGACCTGGGACTGCTCTCCGGCAAGGTGGCCGTGATCGGCTACGGCAGCCAGGGCCACGCCCACGCCCTCAACCTGCGCGACTCCGGTATCCAGGTCGAGGTGGGCCTCCGTGAGGGCTCCGCCTCCTGGGAGGCGGCCGAGGCGGCAGGCCTCGGCGTGCGCACGATCGCCGAAGCGGTCGGGGGCGCCCAGCTCGTCGCGATCCTGCTTCCCGACCAGGTGCAGCCGCAGGTGTTCGCCGAGCACGTCGCCCCGAGCCTGGCGCCGGGAGCAGCCGTGCTGTTCGCGCACGGCTTCAACGTCCTCTACGAGCGCGTCGCCCCCGCCGGCGCGAACGACGTCATCATGGTCGCCCCGAAGGGCCCCGGTCACGTCGTGCGCCGGCTCTTCACCGAGGGCTACGGAACACCGGCCCTGATCGCGGTGCACCAGGACGCGTCGGGCCGGGCGCGCGACCTCGCGCTCGCCTACGCCGTCGGTATCGGCGCCGGCCGTGCCGGCATCCTCGAGACGACGTTCAAGGAGGAGACCGAGACGGACCTGTTCGGCGAGCAGGCGGTGCTCTGCGGGGGCACCGCGGAGCTCGTGCGCGCGGGCTTCGAGACGCTCGTCGCGGCCGGCTACCAGCCGGAGATCGCCTACTACGAGTGCCTGCACGAGCTGAAGCTGATCGTCGACCTGATGTGGGAGGGCGGCCTCGCCGGCATGCGCTACTCGATCTCCGACACGGCCGAGTTCGGTGACTACACCCGCGGCAGGCGCGTCATCGACGAGCACGTGCGCGAGGCGATGAAGGCGATCCTCGACGACATCCAGAGCGGCGCGTTCGCCCGCGAATGGGTGGAGGACATGGAGAACGGCGAGGCACGCCTGAAGGCGATGCGCGCCGAGGCCGCGCAGACGGCGCTGGAGACGGTCGGCAAGGAGCTGCGCTCCCTCATGCACCGGGCCGGGGACCACTAG
- a CDS encoding homoserine dehydrogenase has protein sequence MASVDVPVALLGYGTVGAAVHRLLEESADEIERATGHRLRVTRALVRDTSKDRGFSPEPGVLSDDFATIRDDPAIQVVAEVMGGVDPAGDYVLELLRAGRPVVTANKQLVARRGAELFEAAAAGGVQLRFEASVCAAIPVIKVLRESLVVTNVHRVLGIVNGTTNLILSAMEGGRPYGEALAEAQRLGFAEADPTEDVAGIDAAAKTAILATVAFGTRVPLDWVDVEGIEHVTLDHVVAARALDMHLKLIGRATLVGDRVDVRVGPAFVDRHHPLAAVEGAFNAVMLQGDAIREITLEGPGAGGIETASAVVADMVSVVGTTGTGFLQNDPVWRKLERLPAGDLTSPFYLRLEVDDRAGVLARIAHELAAEGVSVARLVQQPGDGHAVLHVVTHEAPAGRVEAALTAIRALPESRGEASALPVVSDRGVEELGWT, from the coding sequence GTGGCCTCCGTCGACGTTCCCGTAGCGCTGCTCGGGTACGGCACCGTCGGGGCCGCGGTGCACCGGCTGCTGGAGGAGTCGGCCGACGAGATCGAGCGCGCGACCGGCCACCGGCTGCGCGTCACCCGCGCGCTCGTGCGCGACACCTCGAAGGACCGCGGCTTCTCTCCCGAGCCGGGCGTGCTCAGCGACGACTTCGCGACGATCCGCGACGACCCGGCGATCCAGGTCGTCGCGGAGGTCATGGGCGGCGTCGATCCCGCCGGCGACTACGTGCTCGAGCTGCTGCGCGCGGGCCGCCCCGTCGTGACCGCGAACAAGCAGCTCGTCGCCCGCCGCGGCGCCGAGCTCTTCGAGGCGGCGGCCGCCGGCGGCGTGCAGCTGCGCTTCGAGGCGTCGGTGTGCGCCGCCATCCCCGTGATCAAGGTGCTGCGCGAGTCGCTCGTGGTCACGAACGTGCACCGCGTGCTCGGCATCGTCAACGGCACGACGAACCTCATCCTCTCCGCGATGGAGGGCGGCCGCCCGTACGGGGAGGCGCTCGCGGAAGCGCAGCGGCTCGGGTTCGCCGAGGCCGATCCGACCGAGGACGTCGCCGGCATCGACGCCGCGGCGAAGACGGCGATCCTCGCCACGGTCGCGTTCGGCACCCGCGTGCCGCTCGACTGGGTCGACGTGGAGGGGATCGAGCACGTCACGCTCGACCACGTCGTCGCGGCGCGCGCTCTCGACATGCACCTCAAGCTGATCGGCCGCGCCACACTCGTCGGCGACCGCGTCGACGTGCGAGTGGGCCCGGCGTTCGTCGATCGCCACCACCCGCTCGCCGCCGTCGAGGGGGCGTTCAACGCGGTCATGCTGCAGGGCGACGCGATCCGGGAGATCACGCTGGAAGGGCCGGGCGCCGGAGGCATCGAGACCGCCTCCGCCGTCGTCGCGGACATGGTCTCCGTCGTCGGCACGACCGGGACGGGCTTCCTGCAGAACGACCCGGTGTGGCGCAAGCTGGAGCGGCTGCCGGCGGGCGATCTCACCTCGCCGTTCTACCTCCGGCTCGAGGTCGACGACCGTGCCGGCGTGCTGGCGCGGATCGCGCACGAGCTCGCCGCCGAGGGCGTCTCCGTGGCACGCCTCGTGCAGCAGCCCGGCGACGGGCACGCGGTGCTGCACGTCGTCACGCACGAGGCGCCCGCGGGGCGCGTGGAAGCGGCCCTCACGGCGATCAGGGCGCTGCCCGAGTCGCGCGGCGAGGCGAGCGCGCTGCCCGTCGTGTCGGACCGCGGCGTCGAGGAGCTGGGCTGGACATGA
- the thrC gene encoding threonine synthase — MTAALIDRYRDRLPVTAATPVVSLGEGSTPLLRAPRLSRRLGVELWLKWEASNPTGSYKDRGMTVAVSKALEDGAEAVICASTGNTAASAAAYAARAGIPALVLTPQGAVAGAKAAQTRMLGAKVLEVRGDFDEALAAAQELARRGTHVLVNSVNPNRREGQKTAVFEIVEELGAAPDAFVVPYGGGGNTSAYAKGLGELSLAAPLYSVEAEHRPTTLASAIRIGEPVHAGSVAAAGAHVVAVSDEEIVVAWRELASLEGLFCEPSSAAGLAAIRKGAVAGERLVVTITGHGLKDIENADRHGVAPLLVEADPDAIAQAARA, encoded by the coding sequence ATGACGGCTGCGCTGATCGACCGCTACCGCGACCGGCTCCCCGTCACGGCTGCGACGCCGGTCGTCTCGCTCGGCGAGGGCTCGACGCCCCTGCTGCGGGCGCCGCGCCTGTCGCGGCGGCTCGGCGTCGAGTTGTGGCTGAAGTGGGAGGCGTCGAACCCGACGGGCTCGTACAAGGATCGCGGCATGACCGTGGCCGTGTCGAAGGCGCTGGAGGACGGCGCCGAGGCCGTCATCTGCGCGTCGACGGGGAACACGGCCGCCTCGGCCGCCGCCTATGCGGCGCGCGCCGGCATCCCGGCGCTCGTGCTGACGCCGCAGGGCGCGGTCGCGGGCGCGAAGGCGGCGCAGACGCGCATGCTCGGAGCGAAGGTGCTGGAGGTACGCGGCGACTTCGACGAGGCGCTCGCCGCCGCGCAGGAGCTCGCGCGCCGCGGCACCCATGTGCTCGTCAACTCCGTCAACCCCAACCGGCGCGAAGGGCAGAAGACGGCCGTCTTCGAGATCGTCGAGGAGCTCGGAGCCGCGCCCGACGCGTTCGTGGTCCCGTACGGGGGCGGCGGCAACACGTCCGCCTACGCGAAGGGCCTCGGCGAGCTCTCGCTGGCGGCGCCCCTCTACTCGGTGGAGGCGGAGCATCGCCCGACGACGCTCGCCTCGGCGATCCGCATCGGCGAGCCGGTGCACGCCGGCAGCGTGGCCGCCGCCGGCGCCCACGTGGTCGCCGTCTCCGACGAGGAGATCGTGGTGGCGTGGCGCGAGCTCGCGTCGCTCGAGGGCCTGTTCTGCGAGCCGTCCTCCGCCGCGGGCCTGGCCGCCATCCGCAAGGGCGCCGTCGCCGGCGAGCGGCTCGTCGTCACGATCACGGGTCACGGCCTCAAGGACATCGAGAACGCCGATCGCCACGGGGTCGCCCCCCTGCTCGTCGAGGCCGACCCGGACGCGATCGCACAAGCCGCCCGCGCATGA